The following are encoded together in the Falsiruegeria litorea R37 genome:
- a CDS encoding agmatine deiminase family protein, which produces MALADGFRVPPEDARHQRTFMQWPVFAPVYGKGRFLRRTQATIAEIANTIAAFEPVTLLASRDQHAKARKLLAGQVELWDIPTDDLWCRDAGPLFAKNSAGQLSVRGVKFNGWGRRYHLRNDEQIARRVADHLGLPFVDSGLQGEAGGVEASGHGLLMANESSWVNPNRNPGMTRDQIEHRLLAAYGAAQMIWGKGVMGQDVTDDHIDGFARFTGPKTVLMMLDPDPDPDDAYARSAFALRDRLQSAGLKVDTIPPGYDGRVRNPDELSSYANYYVCNGAVIASNTGDRRADATARAALARHYPGREVVMLNTDILGELGGGIHCATQQMPA; this is translated from the coding sequence ATGGCGCTTGCAGATGGCTTTCGGGTTCCGCCCGAAGACGCACGCCACCAACGCACCTTCATGCAATGGCCGGTCTTTGCGCCCGTCTATGGCAAGGGCCGTTTCCTGCGTCGGACACAGGCCACCATCGCCGAAATCGCCAATACAATCGCCGCCTTTGAGCCAGTCACCCTGCTGGCCTCGCGCGATCAGCACGCGAAGGCGCGCAAGCTGCTCGCGGGCCAGGTCGAACTGTGGGACATTCCAACGGACGATCTGTGGTGCCGGGATGCCGGTCCGCTTTTTGCCAAGAACAGCGCCGGTCAGCTGTCTGTGCGTGGGGTGAAGTTCAACGGTTGGGGACGACGCTATCATCTGCGCAACGATGAACAAATCGCCCGCCGCGTGGCCGATCATCTGGGATTGCCGTTTGTTGACAGCGGCTTGCAGGGCGAAGCTGGCGGGGTTGAGGCCAGCGGCCATGGCCTATTGATGGCCAACGAAAGCAGTTGGGTGAACCCCAACCGCAATCCGGGAATGACCCGCGACCAGATCGAACACCGCCTGCTAGCCGCCTATGGTGCTGCGCAAATGATCTGGGGCAAAGGCGTCATGGGCCAGGACGTCACCGACGATCACATCGACGGCTTTGCGCGCTTCACCGGGCCCAAAACGGTGCTTATGATGCTCGACCCCGATCCCGATCCGGATGACGCTTATGCCCGTTCGGCCTTTGCCCTGCGTGACCGATTGCAAAGCGCGGGCCTTAAGGTCGACACCATCCCGCCCGGCTACGACGGTCGCGTGCGCAACCCCGATGAGTTGAGCAGCTACGCCAACTACTATGTCTGCAACGGCGCCGTCATCGCCTCGAACACCGGCGACCGGCGCGCTGATGCCACCGCCCGCGCGGCCCTTGCACGGCACTACCCCGGCCGCGAGGTGGTCATGTTGAACACAGATATCCTGGGCGAGCTTGGGGGCGGCATTCATTGCGCCACCCAGCAGATGCCCGCTTGA
- a CDS encoding replicative DNA helicase, with translation MNEISNIEQVPAQVQNADTMPHSVEAEQQLLGAILTNNDVYDRVASVIGPQHFYDPVHARIYEIAAARIAKNALASPVTLKAFMEDDEGLKELGGPAYLVNLAAASISAFAVRDYAQMIYDLAIRRELIGLGRDISDKAAKVDVASEPREQIVEAEQKLYKLSEQGQTESGFVSFLKAVTEAVNTANAAYQRDGGLAGVSTGLIDLDKKLGGLHPSDLLILAGRPSMGKTSLATNIAFNVAKAYKKGIRPDGTEGTIQGGVVGFYSLEMSSEQLAARILSEAAEVPSEQIRRGDMTETEFRRFVDAAKSLEACPLFIDDTPALPISQLAARARRLKRTHGLDLLIIDYLQLCRGTAENRVQEIGEISMGMKAIAKELNIPVIALSQLSRTVESRDDKRPQLSDLRESGSIEQDADVVMFVFREEYYVEREKPSDDRLEEMAAWQERMERLHARAEVIIGKQRHGPIGTVDLSFEGQFTRFGNLAKPWQQDGADEGY, from the coding sequence ATGAACGAGATCAGCAACATCGAGCAGGTACCGGCGCAGGTCCAGAATGCCGATACGATGCCGCATTCGGTCGAAGCAGAACAGCAACTGCTGGGCGCGATTCTGACCAACAATGACGTCTACGACCGGGTGGCATCGGTCATCGGACCGCAGCATTTCTACGACCCCGTGCACGCGCGCATCTATGAGATCGCCGCCGCACGGATCGCCAAGAATGCACTGGCCTCGCCGGTCACCCTCAAGGCCTTCATGGAAGACGACGAGGGGCTCAAGGAACTGGGCGGTCCTGCCTATCTGGTCAATCTGGCTGCCGCCTCGATCTCGGCCTTTGCCGTGCGTGACTATGCGCAGATGATCTATGATCTGGCGATCCGGCGCGAGCTGATTGGCCTGGGCCGCGATATCTCGGACAAGGCCGCCAAGGTCGATGTCGCCTCGGAACCGCGCGAGCAGATCGTCGAGGCGGAACAAAAGCTCTACAAGCTGTCGGAACAGGGCCAGACCGAAAGCGGCTTTGTGTCCTTCCTCAAAGCCGTGACCGAAGCAGTCAACACCGCCAACGCCGCCTATCAGCGCGACGGCGGTTTGGCCGGTGTCTCGACCGGTCTGATTGATCTGGACAAGAAACTGGGCGGCCTGCACCCGTCGGACCTTTTGATCCTGGCCGGGCGTCCCTCGATGGGGAAAACCTCGCTTGCGACCAACATCGCCTTCAACGTGGCCAAGGCGTACAAGAAGGGCATTCGCCCCGACGGCACCGAAGGCACCATTCAGGGCGGCGTTGTGGGCTTCTATTCGCTCGAGATGAGCTCGGAACAGCTGGCTGCGCGTATCCTGTCCGAGGCGGCCGAGGTGCCATCCGAGCAGATCCGCCGCGGTGACATGACCGAGACCGAGTTCCGCCGCTTTGTCGACGCCGCCAAATCGCTAGAGGCCTGCCCGCTCTTTATCGACGACACGCCCGCTCTGCCGATCAGCCAGCTGGCCGCCCGCGCCCGCCGCCTGAAGCGGACCCATGGGCTGGACCTGTTGATCATCGACTATCTGCAGCTCTGCCGGGGTACGGCGGAAAACCGTGTTCAGGAAATCGGCGAGATTTCCATGGGCATGAAGGCCATCGCCAAGGAACTCAACATCCCCGTCATCGCGCTGTCGCAGCTGTCACGTACGGTGGAAAGCCGCGACGACAAACGCCCGCAACTGTCGGACCTTCGTGAATCCGGCTCGATCGAGCAGGACGCCGACGTGGTGATGTTCGTGTTCCGCGAAGAATACTACGTGGAACGGGAAAAGCCCTCGGACGACCGGCTCGAGGAAATGGCCGCCTGGCAGGAACGTATGGAACGCCTGCACGCCCGCGCCGAGGTGATCATCGGCAAACAGCGTCACGGCCCCATTGGCACCGTGGATCTGTCGTTTGAGGGCCAGTTCACCCGCTTTGGCAACTTGGCCAAACCCTGGCAGCAGGACGGTGCCGACGAGGGGTATTGA
- a CDS encoding orotate phosphoribosyltransferase, whose protein sequence is MIPTSYPPAEEIARLTARMLLEIKAVHFNAHEPFTLASGLPSPTYIDCRKLISYPRIRSTLMDFLTITVMRNAGFEAFDNIAGGETAGIPFAAFVAERMALPMTYVRKKPKGYGRNARIEGAMSEGERVLLVEDLTTDGGSKLSFVDAIRETGATCGHTAVIFYYGIFPETEKTLGDHGVQLHSLCTWWDVLAEAKAQNAFDAETLAEVESFLNDPRAWQEANKS, encoded by the coding sequence ATGATCCCAACCTCCTACCCCCCCGCCGAAGAAATCGCCCGCCTCACCGCCCGCATGTTGCTGGAGATCAAGGCCGTGCATTTCAACGCGCACGAGCCCTTCACGCTGGCCTCGGGCCTGCCCAGCCCGACCTATATCGACTGTCGCAAGCTGATCTCTTACCCGCGCATCCGCTCGACGCTGATGGACTTTCTGACCATCACCGTCATGCGCAACGCTGGGTTTGAGGCGTTCGACAACATCGCCGGTGGTGAGACCGCAGGCATCCCCTTTGCCGCCTTTGTCGCCGAGCGGATGGCCCTGCCGATGACCTATGTGCGCAAAAAGCCCAAAGGTTACGGCCGCAACGCCCGCATCGAGGGCGCGATGAGCGAAGGTGAGCGTGTTCTGCTGGTCGAGGATCTGACCACCGACGGTGGCTCGAAACTGTCGTTTGTGGATGCCATCCGCGAGACCGGCGCCACTTGTGGGCACACTGCCGTCATCTTCTACTACGGCATTTTCCCCGAAACCGAGAAGACCCTTGGCGATCATGGCGTGCAACTGCATTCGCTGTGTACCTGGTGGGATGTTCTGGCCGAGGCCAAGGCCCAAAACGCCTTTGACGCGGAAACGTTGGCAGAGGTCGAATCCTTCCTGAACGACCCGCGCGCCTGGCAGGAAGCCAACAAATCCTGA
- the pyrC gene encoding dihydroorotase: MTDSLTIRRPDDWHLHLRDGAMLDAVLPETARHFARAIIMPNLVPPVVRGTDAAAYRDRILAALPEGMTFEPLMTLYLTEDTDPEDVAAAHASGLVKAVKLYPAGATTNSSSGVKDFDKVRPVLEKMAEIGLPLCCHGEVTDHDIDIFDREAVFIERVLDPVRKSTPGLRVVMEHITTANGVDYVKANEADLGATITTHHLIINRNHILVGGIKPHYYCLPVAKREEHRLALVDAATSGDARFFLGTDSAPHTDANKEMACGCAGCFTATNTMSLLAEVFEKANALDKLEAFTSRNGPGFYRLPVNEETITLTKGDVVTYPDKIESGDGPVTVFDPGFDVHWRVA; encoded by the coding sequence ATGACCGATAGCCTCACGATCCGCCGCCCCGACGACTGGCATCTGCACCTGCGCGATGGCGCAATGCTGGACGCCGTCCTGCCCGAAACCGCCCGCCATTTTGCTCGTGCCATCATCATGCCGAACCTGGTGCCGCCCGTGGTTCGTGGCACCGATGCCGCCGCCTATCGCGATCGCATCCTGGCCGCATTGCCCGAGGGCATGACATTCGAGCCGCTGATGACGCTGTATCTGACCGAGGACACCGACCCCGAAGATGTGGCCGCGGCCCACGCCAGCGGTCTGGTCAAGGCGGTCAAGCTGTACCCTGCCGGTGCCACCACAAACTCGTCTTCGGGCGTCAAAGATTTCGACAAAGTCCGCCCGGTGCTGGAAAAAATGGCTGAAATCGGCCTGCCGCTGTGCTGCCACGGCGAGGTCACCGACCACGACATCGACATCTTCGACCGCGAGGCCGTGTTCATCGAACGCGTGCTGGATCCGGTGCGTAAATCCACTCCCGGTCTGCGCGTCGTGATGGAACACATCACCACCGCCAATGGCGTCGACTATGTCAAAGCAAATGAGGCCGATCTGGGCGCGACGATCACCACGCACCACCTGATCATCAACCGCAACCACATCCTGGTTGGCGGGATCAAGCCGCATTACTACTGCCTGCCCGTCGCCAAACGCGAAGAGCACCGCCTGGCGCTGGTCGACGCCGCCACATCCGGCGATGCGCGCTTTTTCCTGGGCACCGACTCGGCGCCCCACACAGACGCCAACAAGGAAATGGCCTGCGGCTGCGCGGGTTGCTTCACGGCGACCAACACCATGTCACTGCTGGCCGAGGTGTTCGAAAAAGCCAATGCACTCGACAAGCTCGAAGCCTTCACCTCGCGCAATGGCCCCGGTTTCTACCGCCTGCCGGTAAACGAGGAGACGATCACGCTCACCAAAGGCGATGTCGTCACATACCCTGACAAGATCGAAAGCGGCGATGGTCCCGTTACCGTCTTTGATCCCGGGTTCGACGTCCACTGGCGCGTCGCCTGA
- a CDS encoding phosphoadenosine phosphosulfate reductase has protein sequence MQDAKTSIDTSIAGYRRGVWKRKLLDQAEAEGMAQELGDKHFATFIDRDATLIVTFETMQGIRAMSETQQPFGFDLVKTQNWSHLCIVSDGDTWFRDPKVYGFFDRLIDDGFFEDFDRVVFYGAGPCGYAAAAFSVASPGATVVAVQPQATLDPNMTEWDDRFVEMRRTSFTDRYGYAPDMLDAADHAFILYDPLQTLDAMHATLFERPNVTRLRMRNMGSELQSRLLDMNLLYRLLAMAGTGKLSARSFFRLYRARRSYPRYLRGLVGQLDSAERFYLNTLLCRNVTSRMPARRFRMRLEQLEEMAQQGAFAPPPPMAS, from the coding sequence ATGCAGGACGCAAAAACCAGTATCGACACATCAATTGCGGGCTATCGGCGCGGCGTGTGGAAACGCAAGCTGCTGGATCAGGCCGAAGCCGAAGGTATGGCGCAGGAATTGGGCGACAAGCATTTCGCGACCTTCATCGATCGCGACGCGACGCTGATCGTGACATTTGAAACGATGCAGGGCATCCGCGCCATGTCGGAAACCCAACAACCTTTTGGCTTTGACTTGGTCAAGACACAGAACTGGTCCCATCTTTGCATTGTCTCGGACGGGGACACCTGGTTCCGCGATCCCAAGGTCTATGGCTTTTTCGACCGTCTGATCGATGACGGATTTTTTGAGGATTTCGACCGCGTGGTCTTCTACGGCGCGGGCCCGTGTGGCTATGCGGCGGCGGCCTTTTCCGTGGCCTCGCCCGGTGCAACCGTGGTTGCTGTACAGCCGCAGGCAACGCTGGACCCCAACATGACCGAATGGGATGACCGGTTCGTCGAAATGCGCCGCACCTCGTTCACCGACCGCTACGGCTATGCCCCGGATATGTTGGACGCCGCCGATCACGCGTTCATCCTGTATGACCCGCTGCAAACGCTGGATGCGATGCACGCAACCCTGTTCGAACGCCCGAACGTCACCCGCCTGCGCATGCGCAATATGGGGAGTGAGTTGCAGTCGCGCTTGCTTGACATGAACCTGCTCTATCGTCTGCTCGCGATGGCAGGGACTGGCAAGCTGAGCGCGCGCAGCTTCTTCCGCCTTTATCGTGCGCGCCGCTCGTACCCGCGATATCTGCGAGGTTTGGTAGGACAGCTGGATTCCGCCGAACGGTTCTATCTCAATACTCTTTTGTGCCGGAACGTGACCTCACGCATGCCTGCGCGCCGTTTTCGCATGCGGCTGGAGCAGTTGGAAGAGATGGCCCAACAGGGTGCTTTTGCCCCGCCGCCCCCCATGGCCAGCTGA
- a CDS encoding glycosyltransferase family 2 protein: protein MRALAVLTVRNEGAFLLEWLAHHRAAGFTDFLVFSNNCQDGTDRILDRLQEMGHLSHVANDGPYDKRGIQFTALKTASKHPLVRKADWILPLDVDEFVNIHAGNGAIGDLIDALPEATAITLTWRLFGNGDTIRYADKPVTQSFTRCAPAVMFWPWRASMFKTLYRNDGIYSKLGVHRPRNPDLDRLDQARWFDCNGRELDEQFKLKRLFSNYGRDNFELAQLNHYPLGAMESYVLKADRGRAVHSEHMLDVDYWVERNFNTDTDTSISRYDAPSTALRDELHADPTLAKLHRRAVEWRQNRFQKLMEQEPYRALLARLMMTPQSRPISAATARTLTGFANLGRLRAKSQESGNDPKRT from the coding sequence ATGCGCGCGCTCGCTGTCCTGACCGTCCGCAACGAGGGGGCCTTTTTGCTGGAATGGCTTGCCCATCACCGGGCAGCAGGGTTCACCGATTTTCTGGTGTTTTCCAACAATTGCCAGGACGGGACCGACCGTATCCTGGACCGTTTGCAAGAGATGGGGCACCTGAGCCATGTGGCCAACGATGGCCCATATGACAAGCGCGGCATCCAGTTCACCGCGCTCAAGACTGCCAGCAAACATCCGTTGGTCCGAAAGGCGGATTGGATCCTGCCGCTGGACGTTGATGAATTCGTCAATATTCACGCAGGAAACGGCGCCATTGGCGATCTGATCGATGCCCTGCCCGAGGCAACCGCCATCACCCTGACCTGGCGCCTTTTCGGCAATGGCGACACCATCCGTTATGCCGACAAACCCGTAACACAGAGTTTCACTCGCTGCGCGCCTGCAGTGATGTTCTGGCCCTGGCGGGCGTCGATGTTCAAGACGCTCTACCGAAACGACGGAATCTATTCGAAACTGGGCGTCCACCGTCCCCGCAACCCCGATCTGGATCGCCTGGATCAGGCGCGGTGGTTCGACTGCAACGGGCGCGAGCTGGACGAGCAATTCAAACTCAAACGGCTGTTTTCCAATTACGGTCGCGACAATTTCGAGCTGGCACAACTCAACCACTATCCCTTGGGTGCCATGGAAAGCTATGTGCTCAAGGCCGATCGAGGCCGTGCGGTACATTCCGAACATATGCTTGATGTCGACTATTGGGTGGAACGAAATTTCAATACCGATACGGACACCTCGATCAGCCGCTATGATGCCCCCAGCACTGCCTTGCGCGACGAGCTGCACGCCGATCCGACACTGGCAAAACTGCACAGACGCGCGGTCGAATGGCGACAGAACCGGTTTCAGAAACTGATGGAACAAGAACCATATCGGGCCCTTCTGGCGCGCTTGATGATGACCCCTCAATCGCGCCCGATCAGTGCCGCAACCGCTCGTACACTGACCGGTTTTGCCAACCTCGGACGCCTGCGCGCCAAATCTCAAGAATCCGGAAACGACCCGAAACGGACCTGA
- a CDS encoding FkbM family methyltransferase — MAKTKTKNKKAAQPKVKTDSGTVSGTDLAPAPAPETGADVVVETVSEAAPDTPAASEPERQAMLWCRDMRFPRNMELLPKRVRMSLRTGSYEQKEADAALRLIRKGDVVLELGAGIGFMSTLISTQTRAREVHSFEANPGLLDYIHEVHRLNRAKKAHLHHAVLGDKDGTTTFYCREDILSSSLDPEDGGADATPAQVPMRDANKVIAEIKPTVLVCDIEGAEADLLPKLDLSGLRALLIELHPQWIGSAGIKSIFQLLHDQGLVYFPKMSFSKVAVFRSDW; from the coding sequence ATGGCCAAGACAAAAACCAAGAACAAGAAAGCTGCTCAGCCCAAGGTCAAAACCGACAGCGGCACTGTAAGCGGCACCGACCTTGCCCCCGCGCCTGCGCCGGAAACAGGGGCGGACGTTGTCGTTGAAACTGTTTCAGAGGCTGCACCCGACACGCCCGCAGCTTCTGAGCCCGAACGTCAGGCGATGCTGTGGTGCCGGGACATGAGGTTTCCCCGCAACATGGAGCTTTTGCCCAAACGGGTTCGCATGTCCCTGCGCACGGGGTCCTATGAACAAAAAGAGGCCGACGCCGCGCTCAGGCTGATCCGCAAGGGCGATGTCGTTTTGGAACTGGGGGCGGGCATCGGGTTCATGTCGACACTGATATCCACCCAAACCCGCGCGCGCGAGGTACACTCGTTCGAAGCCAACCCCGGCCTGCTTGACTACATCCACGAAGTTCATCGGCTGAACCGCGCCAAGAAAGCCCACCTGCATCACGCCGTCTTGGGCGACAAGGACGGCACCACAACGTTTTATTGCCGCGAAGACATCCTGTCCTCGTCCCTCGACCCCGAAGATGGCGGTGCGGATGCCACCCCTGCGCAGGTGCCCATGCGGGACGCCAACAAGGTGATTGCCGAGATCAAGCCCACAGTCCTGGTTTGCGATATCGAAGGGGCCGAGGCCGACCTGCTGCCCAAGCTTGACCTCAGCGGTCTGCGCGCCCTGCTGATCGAATTGCATCCCCAATGGATTGGCAGCGCTGGCATCAAAAGCATCTTTCAACTGCTACACGACCAGGGGTTGGTCTACTTCCCAAAGATGTCGTTTTCCAAGGTCGCGGTCTTCCGCAGCGACTGGTAA
- a CDS encoding glycosyltransferase family 2 protein: protein MRIYLHIGPEVAGAQALQEVLSSKREQLRSKGLLYPRSPGNKAHTRFFMAVTDPDHIDPLRFNRGFASPQKQAQLREDLMRDLQREIDQARPEAVILSVPQLSTSVFRRSEIQRIHDLLQPLSDDIRLITYVDDPTRLLVDHYAAQLSEGRATPLSQELALVESDDWWAACVDAMPRIDPLAGVFEETQGPAFWLDTNTLQREWEAVFGAGAFHVRAYAEDLFAPDTITDEIRAAFGINETIGKAQALPERAPMSAAWMARARQFNAILLKLLAQGDRHVPRQLWRSFITEISVPGPTTPAGSLSQISDRFSKANAELILRHPELDDDTFQSPKACDPWTEADPERGYRASQYLLAFLFRIDKATKEKFTQRVEDLTDRGVIPAAVPTATAPPMPKAAPAEPMKDGLTDTARALMPPQAVQNFEKLKTSSFAPHNRLGAVDEEQLAAAYTEVPPRELPEGRSGNVIVGCMKNEAPYIVEWVAYHRAMGVDNFLIYTNDCSDGTSEILDRLQDMGVLQHRNNDNWKGNSPQQYALNQALKEPVIQNADWILHIDVDEFVNVRTGNGTLQDFFDEVPDATNVAMTWRLFGHNDVTRLADDFVIDQFDTCAPKFCPKPHTVWGFKTMFKNIGAYEKISCHRPNKLVEDKRGDVCWVNGSGRDMTGEAVDNGWRNSKKSIGYDLIQLNHYALRSAESYLIKRQRGRALHVDRSIGLNYWIRMDWSDFRDVTIKRNLPRLRAEYDRLMQDDTLRSWHQKGLEWHKTKAVELHGMPEFEELYQQALKVKLTETERVAYALALDLES from the coding sequence ATGCGAATTTATCTGCACATTGGCCCAGAGGTGGCTGGCGCACAGGCGCTACAAGAGGTTCTCTCTTCCAAGCGCGAACAGCTGCGCTCTAAGGGGCTGCTATATCCGCGCAGCCCAGGAAACAAAGCTCATACACGGTTCTTTATGGCGGTGACCGATCCCGATCATATCGACCCGCTGCGTTTCAACCGTGGTTTTGCCAGCCCCCAGAAGCAGGCACAATTGCGCGAAGATCTCATGCGTGATCTGCAACGCGAGATTGACCAGGCCCGCCCCGAAGCGGTGATCCTGTCAGTGCCGCAACTTTCGACCTCTGTGTTTCGCAGAAGCGAGATTCAGCGCATCCACGATCTGTTGCAGCCCCTGTCCGATGACATCCGTTTGATAACCTATGTCGACGATCCGACACGTTTGCTTGTGGATCACTATGCCGCTCAGCTGTCTGAAGGGCGCGCCACCCCGCTGAGCCAGGAACTGGCCCTGGTCGAAAGCGACGATTGGTGGGCCGCGTGTGTGGATGCCATGCCACGCATTGATCCTCTTGCAGGTGTATTCGAAGAAACCCAAGGCCCAGCCTTTTGGCTGGATACGAACACGTTGCAACGCGAATGGGAGGCTGTATTTGGCGCGGGTGCCTTCCATGTTCGCGCCTATGCCGAGGACTTGTTTGCCCCCGACACGATCACCGATGAAATCCGCGCTGCCTTTGGCATCAACGAAACGATCGGCAAGGCTCAAGCTCTTCCGGAACGCGCGCCCATGTCTGCGGCCTGGATGGCACGCGCACGACAGTTCAATGCCATTTTGCTAAAGCTATTGGCCCAAGGCGATCGCCACGTACCCCGACAACTTTGGCGCAGTTTCATCACCGAAATTTCTGTCCCCGGCCCGACAACGCCTGCTGGCAGCCTGTCGCAAATCTCGGATCGCTTCAGCAAGGCCAACGCCGAGCTGATCCTGCGCCATCCCGAACTGGACGATGATACCTTTCAGTCTCCAAAAGCATGTGATCCATGGACCGAAGCTGATCCAGAACGCGGCTATCGGGCCTCGCAGTATCTGCTGGCCTTTCTGTTCCGCATCGACAAGGCCACGAAAGAGAAGTTTACCCAGCGGGTTGAGGATCTGACCGATCGTGGAGTCATCCCGGCCGCGGTACCGACCGCCACCGCGCCGCCTATGCCAAAAGCCGCGCCCGCAGAGCCAATGAAAGACGGCTTGACCGACACGGCCCGCGCCTTGATGCCGCCCCAGGCCGTGCAGAATTTCGAAAAGCTAAAGACATCTTCTTTTGCCCCCCACAACCGCCTGGGTGCGGTCGACGAAGAGCAATTGGCGGCTGCCTACACCGAAGTGCCCCCGCGCGAATTGCCCGAAGGGCGCAGTGGCAACGTCATCGTCGGCTGCATGAAGAACGAAGCCCCCTACATTGTGGAATGGGTCGCCTATCACCGCGCCATGGGGGTCGACAATTTCCTGATCTACACCAACGACTGTTCCGACGGCACATCCGAGATCCTGGACCGGCTTCAGGATATGGGTGTGCTGCAGCACCGCAACAACGACAACTGGAAGGGCAACTCGCCCCAGCAATACGCGCTGAACCAGGCCTTGAAAGAGCCGGTGATCCAGAACGCCGACTGGATCTTGCACATCGATGTGGACGAATTCGTCAATGTCCGCACCGGCAACGGCACGTTGCAAGACTTCTTTGACGAAGTGCCCGATGCGACCAATGTGGCAATGACCTGGCGGCTTTTCGGGCACAATGACGTGACGCGGTTGGCCGATGACTTCGTGATCGACCAATTCGATACATGCGCCCCCAAATTCTGCCCCAAACCGCATACGGTCTGGGGCTTCAAGACCATGTTCAAGAACATCGGCGCATACGAGAAAATCAGCTGCCACCGCCCCAACAAACTGGTCGAAGACAAACGCGGCGATGTCTGCTGGGTCAACGGCTCGGGCCGTGACATGACGGGTGAGGCGGTGGACAATGGCTGGAGAAACTCCAAAAAATCAATTGGATACGATCTGATCCAATTGAACCATTATGCACTGCGAAGCGCCGAGAGCTATCTGATCAAACGTCAAAGGGGCCGCGCGCTGCATGTGGATCGCTCGATCGGGCTGAATTATTGGATCCGCATGGATTGGTCGGACTTCCGCGATGTCACCATCAAGCGCAACCTGCCCCGCCTGCGCGCTGAATACGACCGGCTGATGCAGGATGACACCCTGCGCAGCTGGCACCAAAAGGGGTTGGAGTGGCACAAGACCAAAGCGGTCGAACTGCACGGCATGCCCGAGTTCGAAGAGTTGTATCAGCAGGCCCTCAAGGTCAAACTGACCGAAACTGAGCGCGTGGCCTATGCGCTCGCCCTTGATCTGGAGAGTTGA
- a CDS encoding sulfotransferase: MSRLRVINLGLPKSGTTTLGKALEASGLKVADWKIHNHQTEIKELRNDFVGRLMYRGYFKKGDPLHFMHEFDAFTEISMIARGFNEWPQTDWGLLSSIIDKHPGAKFLYSSRPPEKLVDSMLRWSNLGKRRLPMYQVPGMPEGYGYEVDELIRWIDGHQKFCRRVFEGTDSFLEYDITDPEAPQKIGAFLGLEVKWWGKANVQAERIAKKTAAGKKS, encoded by the coding sequence ATGAGCCGCCTGCGCGTGATCAATCTTGGACTGCCTAAATCGGGCACCACAACCTTGGGCAAGGCGCTCGAAGCTTCGGGCTTGAAGGTGGCGGATTGGAAAATCCACAACCATCAGACCGAGATCAAGGAGTTGCGCAACGATTTTGTCGGACGCTTGATGTACCGGGGCTACTTCAAAAAGGGCGACCCGCTGCATTTCATGCATGAGTTCGACGCCTTCACTGAAATCAGCATGATCGCACGCGGGTTCAACGAATGGCCGCAAACCGATTGGGGGTTGCTGAGTTCCATCATCGATAAACACCCCGGCGCCAAGTTCCTGTACTCCAGTCGCCCGCCGGAAAAGCTGGTGGATTCCATGTTGCGGTGGTCAAACCTGGGCAAGCGCCGCTTGCCAATGTACCAGGTGCCCGGCATGCCCGAAGGTTATGGGTACGAGGTGGATGAGCTGATCCGCTGGATCGACGGGCATCAAAAATTCTGCCGTCGTGTGTTCGAGGGTACGGACAGTTTCCTAGAGTACGATATCACCGACCCAGAGGCGCCTCAGAAAATCGGGGCATTCCTGGGACTGGAAGTCAAATGGTGGGGCAAAGCCAACGTGCAAGCTGAACGGATCGCCAAGAAAACAGCTGCGGGCAAGAAATCCTGA